From one Rosa rugosa chromosome 4, drRosRugo1.1, whole genome shotgun sequence genomic stretch:
- the LOC133744524 gene encoding uncharacterized protein LOC133744524, giving the protein MANRGNDFPQCPVGKFDGKGNFQHWRSQMELFFKIMEYTEVVINGFADPGDQANLTQNQREELIRNRKKDSRALMYIYGAIDSEVYEKIAHVTTSNEAWDCLINTFIGRDKVKKVRLQTLRRQFELLQMEKKESISDYFARTLAIVNQMKANGEVIKELQIVEKILRTLTERFEGKVTAIEESQDLNAMTVDDLMSSLQAYEQRLNEKSEMVIEEALQTQLSFKKEKNWSSRGESSSTQKN; this is encoded by the coding sequence ATGGCGAACCGAGGGAATGATTTTCCTCAATGTCCAGTTGGAAAATTTGATGGGAAAGGAAACTTCCAACACTGGAGATCGCAGATGGAGCTCTTCTTCAAAATAATGGAGTACACAGAGGTGGTGATAAATGGATTTGCAGATCCAGGAGACCAAGCAAATCTCACACAAAATCAGAGGGAGGAACTGATtcgaaacagaaagaaagatagCAGAGCCCTGATGTATATTTATGGAGCAATTGATTCTGAAGTCTATGAGAAGATTGCACATGTTACCACATCGAATGAGGCCTGGGATTGTCTAATCAATACCTTTATTGGAAGAgataaagtgaagaaggtgaggTTGCAGACTCTACGACGACAGTTCGAGCTTCTTCAAATGGAGAAAAAGGAAAGTATCTCCGATTACTTTGCAAGAACATTGGCCATTGTCAACCAAATGAAGGCCAATGGGGAGGTCATCAAAGAACTCCAGATTGTGGAGAAAATCCTCCGAACCTTGACGGAGCGATTTGAAGGAAAGGTCACAGCCATTGAGGAGTCTCAAGACCTTAATGCTATGACGGTGGATGACTTAATGAGTTCCTTGCAGGCCTATGAACAAAGGCTGAATGAGAAGTCGGAAATGGTGATTGAAGAAGCATTGCAGACTCAGTTAAGCTtcaaaaaggagaaaaattgGTCGTCCCGTGGTGAGTCAAGCTCAACTCAGAAGAACTAA
- the LOC133743669 gene encoding serine hydroxymethyltransferase 7-like, which yields MDLSSSSHPQSNLSLGFSSHAPSSQIADDSIALPVAPSIPLQLLEPQPESHATTTTATNGEIGEDDDDRDVEEFRILGHSMCLKRRRDRESSSCSSTNSKRAALSPDLEARRTAVRAWGDQPLRVADSDVFEIMDKEKQRQFRGIELIASENFVCRAVMEALGSHLTNKYSEGMPGARYYGGNQYIDEIETLCCKRALAAFGLDAENWGVNVQPYSCTSANFAVYTGLLLPGDRIMGLDTPSGGNTSHGYYTSNGRKVSGASIFFETLPYKVNLQTGYIDYDKLEERALDFRPKILICGGSSYPREWDYARFRQIADKCGAVLLCDMAQISGLIAAKECVNPFDYCDIVTSTTHKSLRGPRGGIIFYRKGTKPRKRGFLLTQGSESDHYDFEEKINFAVFPSLQGGPHNNHIAALAIALKQVATPEYKAYMQQVKKNAQALASSLLRRKCRLVTGGTDNHLLLWDLRPLGLSGKNYEKVCEMCHITVNKIAIFGDNGTITPGGVRIGTPAMTSRGCLEMDFETIADFLLRAAQIATLVQREHGKLQKPFLKGLESNKDIVELRTRVETFASQFAMPGYDI from the exons ATGGACTTATCATCATCCTCCCACCCGCAATCCAACCTCTCTTTGGGATTTTCATCCCACGCGCCGTCGTCTCAAATCGCCGATGACTCCATCGCACTCCCCGTAGCCCCATCAATCCCGCTTCAATTGCTCGAGCCACAGCCAGAGAGCCacgcaacaacaacaacagcaactaATGGTGAAATTGGCGAAGACGACGACGACAGAGACGTCGAGGAGTTTCGGATATTGGGGCATTCCATGTGCTTGAAACGCCGCAGGGACAGAGAATCCTCCTCCTGTTCCTCCACTAATTCCAAACGCGCGGCACTCTCACCGGACCTTGAGGCCCGGAGGACTGCTGTCCGGGCCTGGGGTGACCAGCCTCTCCGAGTTGCCGACTCCGATGTGTTTGAGATTATGGACAAGGAGAAGCAGAGGCAGTTCAGAGGGATTGAATTGATTGCCTCGGAGAATTTCGTGTGCCGGGCAGTAATGGAAGCACTTGGAAGCCACTTGACCAATAAGTATTCCGAAGGAATGCCTGGTGCAAGGTACTACGGTGGTAATCAGTACATTGATGAGATCGAAACACTTTGCTGTAAGCGTGCTTTAGCCGCATTTGGTCTCGATGCTGAGAATTGGGGTGTCAATGTGCAGCCTTATTCATGTACATCTGCCAACTTTGCTGTGTACACTGGATTGTTATTGCCCGGTGACAGAATAATGGGGTTGGATACCCCATCTGGAGGGAATACTAGTCATGGATATTATACCAGCAATGGGAGGAAAGTTTCCGGAgcatcaattttctttgagaccTTGCCTTATAAGGTCAATTTACAAACTGGGTATATTGATTATGATAAGCTTGAGGAGAGGGCGCTTGATTTTCGCCCCAAGATACTTATTTGTGGTGGGAGCTCGTATCCCCGCGAATGGGATTATGCAAGGTTTAGGCAGATTGCTGATAAATGTGGAGCTGTGCTGCTGTGTGATATGGCGCAAATTAGTGGGCTTATTGCAGCAAAG GAATGTGTAAATCCTTTTGACTACTGTGACATTGTTACTTCAACTACTCATAAAAGCCTTCGGGGTCCCAGGGGAGGTATAATTTTTTATAGGAAGGGTACAAAACCAAGGAAGAGGGgatttcttttaactcaaggAAGTGAAAGCGACCACTATGATTTTGAGGAAAAGATCAACTTTGCCGTTTTTCCATCATTGCAAGGGGGACCGCACAATAACCACATTGCTGCTCTTGCCATAGCTTTAAAGCAGGTGGCTACACCTGAATACAAGGCATATATGCAGCAAGTGAAGAAAAATGCACAGGCTTTAGCATCATCTTTGCTGAGAAGAAAGTGCAGGTTAGTAACCGGTGGCACAGACAACCATTTGCTACTTTGGGATCTGAGGCCCCTAGGATTATCAG GCAAGAACTACGAGAAGGTATGTGAAATGTGTCACATTACTGTCAACAAGATCGCCATTTTTGGTGATAATGGAACTATTACTCCTGGAGGAGTGAGGATTG GTACCCCTGCTATGACTTCAAGAGGTTGTttggagatggattttgagACAATTGCTGATTTTCTCCTAAGAGCTGCACAGATTGCAACTTTAGTGCAAAGGGAGCATGGGAAGTTGCAGAAGCCTTTTCTGAAGGGTCTTGAGAGCAATAAGGATATTGTTGAGCTTAGGACCAGAGTTGAAACCTTTGCTTCTCAGTTTGCAATGCCGGGATATGATATTTGA
- the LOC133743668 gene encoding potassium channel AKT2/3: MQNKVCSWKLGQNGQQVIKGRHEASDGDQPPHDQHHNYKNNDQMMYSNISSSSDLNLRNLSKLILPPLGVSSYNQPTQMHSKGWIILPMDSRYRSWETFMVLLVAYSAWVYPFEVAFLMSSSGKSSKPLYLADYIVDLFFGIDIILTFFVAYIDPRTQLLVLDSKKIATRYLSTWFVMDLASTLPFEIIGKHKLGLSYSLLGLLRFWRLRRAKQLFTRLEKDIRFSYFWVRCARLLSVTLFTVHCAGCLYYLLADRYPHQGRTWIGTVIPNFRETSLWIRYISALYWSITTMSTVGYGDLHAVNTMEMIFIILYMLFNLGLTAYLIGNMTNLVVEGTRRTMEFRNSVEAASNFVDRNHLPPRLKNQILAYICLRFKAESLNQQQIIEQLPKSICKSICQHLFLPTVMKVYLFKGVSREILLILVANMKAEYIPPREDVVMQNEAPDDIYIIVSGEVEIIDCEMDKELVAGTLKSGDMFGEVGALCCRPQSFTYRTKTLSQFLRLKTTALKEAMQTKQEDNAQMLKNFKQHHKKLRDLRIGEILAESGEDEAMGDPSLAFDLLTIASKGNAALLEELLKSKLDPDIGDSKGRTPLHVAASNGHEECVLVLLKYACNIHVRDTNGNTAIWEAIAAKHHSIFKILYYYAAFSYPYTAGDLLCTAARRNDLTVMKELLKHELHVDSKDFDGKTAVQVAMEENNVDMVNLLVMNGADVTNVSHDYLFPSQTLSDMLQKREVGHRITVPDPTLNEVLLFRNDGEKNVDWKKSNGVNFPRVSIYRGHPVTRRNTCCTEAGRLIRLPHSLEELKNIAGEKFGFDPENVILTDEEGAEIDCIEVIRDNDKLFIYIVEDTN, encoded by the exons ATGCAGAACAAGGTTTGTAGCTGGAAATTAGGCCAAAATGGGCAGCAGGTGATTAAAGGTCGTCATGAAGCATCAGATGGTGATCAACCACCTCATGAtcaacatcacaattacaagaATAATGATCAAATGATGTACTCAAACATATCATCGTCGTCGGATCTCAACTTGAGAAACCTCTCAAAGCTTATACTTCCTCCTTTGGGTGTCTCGAGCTACAACCAGCCGACTCAAATGCACTCAAAAGGCTGGATTATTTTACCCATGGACTCCAGATACAG GAGTTGGGAGACATTTATGGTGCTTTTGGTGGCTTACTCAGCCTGGGTTTACCCGTTTGAGGTTGCTTTTCTCATGTCGTCGTCGGGAAAAAGCAGCAAGCCTCTCTACTTAGCAGACTACATTGTTGATCTATTTTTCGGCATCGATATCATATTGACATTCTTCGTCGCATATATTGATCCCAGAACTCAATTACTTGTTCTCGACTCCAAAAAGATCGCTACAAG ATATCTTTCGACATGGTTTGTTATGGATTTGGCATCAACCCTCCCCTTTGAGATTATAGGCAAACACAAACTCGGTCTCTCCTACTCTCTCTTGGGATTGCTCCGATTTTGGCGATTGAGACGAGCAAAGCAACTCTTCACAAG GCTTGAGAAGGACATCAGGTTTAGCTACTTCTGGGTCAGATGTGCCAGACTTTTATCT GTGACACTGTTTACAGTACATTGTGCTGGGTGCCTGTACTACCTGCTAGCAGACCGATACCCGCACCAAGGGAGGACATGGATTGGAACTGTTATTCCCAATTTCAGAGAGACGAGTCTGTGGATCCGCTACATTTCAGCCCTCTACTGGTCCATCACCACCATGTCCACCGTTGGTTATGGTGACCTCCATGCAGTGAACACCATGGAAATGATCTTCATCATTTTATACATGCTTTTCAACCTCGGCCTTACTGCTTACCTAATTGGCAACATGACAAACTTAGTTGTTGAAGGCACTCGCCGTACCATGGAATTT aGAAACAGCGTTGAAGCAGCATCAAACTTTGTTGACCGCAATCACTTGCCTCCAAGGTTGAAGAATCAAATTCTGGCCTATATTTGCTTGAGATTTAAGGCTGAGAGCTTGAACCAGCAGCAAATAATTGAACAGCTCCCCAAGTCAATTTGTAAAAGCATCTGTCAACATTTGTTCCTGCCAACAGTAATGAAAGTTTATCTTTTCAAGGGTGTCTCAAGGGAAATACTTCTAATTCTG GTTGCAAACATGAAGGCAGAGTACATACCACCAAGAGAAGATGTTGTAATGCAAAACGAAGCACCCGATGATatatacatcattgtttctggAGAAGTGGAAATCATTGATTGTGAGATGGATAAAGAGCTAGTCGCCGGGACTTTGAAATCTGGGGACATGTTTGGAGAAGTAGGTGCACTTTGTTGTAGGCCTCAAAGCTTTACATATCGGACAAAAACACTTTCACAATTCTTGAGACTCAAAACCACTGCACTAAAAGAAGCAATGCAGACCAAACAAGAAGACAATGCTCAAATGCTTAAGAATTTCAAGCAG CATCACAAAAAGCTCAGGGATCTGAGAATTGGAGAAATATTGGCTGAGAGTGGGGAAGATGAGGCCATGGGTGATCCAAGTTTAGCATTCGACTTATTGACTATTGCCAGCAAAGGGAATGCTGCACTTCTTGAAGAGCTCCTCAAGTCAAAGTTGGATCCTGACATTGGAGACTCCAAAGGAAGAACACCTCTG CATGTAGCCGCATCAAACGGGCATGAAGAATGTGTCTTGGTACTCCTCAAGTATGCTTGTAACATACATGTAAGAG ACACTAATGGTAACACGGCAATATGGGAAGCAATTGCAGCAAAGCACCATTCCATATTCAAGATCCTCTACTATTATGCTGCCTTTTCTTATCCCTACACTGCCGGTGATCTTTTATGCACAGCTGCCAGAAGAAACGATCTGACTGTGATGAAGGAACTGTTGAAGCATGAATTGCATGTTGACTCAAAGGATTTCGACGGAAAAACAGCAGTACAAGTAGCCATGGAAGAAAACAATGTAGACATGGTAAACTTGCTGGTGATGAATGGAGCAGATGTCACCAATGTTTCACATGACTACTTATTTCCTTCACAAACCTTAAGCGATATGCTGCAAAAACGAGAGGTTGGACACCGGATTACAGTGCCAGACCCTACCCTGAATGAAGTGCTTTTGTTCAGAAATGATGGAGAGAAAAATGTTGATTGGAAAAAATCCAATGGAGTGAATTTTCCAAGAGTGAGCATATATAGAGGCCATCCTGTGACGAGGAGAAACACCTGTTGCACTGAAGCCGGGAGGTTGATTAGATTGCCCCATTCACTAGAGGAGCTCAAAAATATTGCAG GTGAAAAGTTTGGGTTTGATCCAGAGAATGTAATATTAACGGATGAAGAAGGAGCAGAAATAGACTGTATCGAAGTGATTAGAGATAATGACAAGCTTTTCATATATATAGTGGAGGACACAAATTAA